Within the Catalinimonas niigatensis genome, the region AAATCAGAAGGGATATCTAAGTCCAGCAGCCGTGGCAAAACCCTGCCGTATCCACTGGCATCAACAATACGTTTGGCGTGGATATTTAATAGTGAGCCATCTCCTCGTTTTACTGTGGTTTCTGATGAGCCGTCCTGATGGAATTTTACGGCGGTAACTTCGGCATTATACTCAATGTCTACGCCTTTGTTTGCGGTTTCCTGGGCAAGTAGATGGTCAAAATCCGCGCGTTGCACCTGCCAGGTCCAGGACCAGCCTTTGGTAAACTGTGCAGAAAAGTCAAAGTCACAGGTGTCTATGTTTCTGACAAATTTTGCCCCGAATTTCTTCTGAAATCCACCCTTTTCCACCGCTGCTAGCAGACCAGCTTCCTGTAGATTATCCATACAGCGTGGAAGCAGACTTTCTCCGATCACAAATCGTGGAAAAGTTTGTTTCTCTACAATTTTTATCTGATAACCATGATTTCTGAGGATGGAGGCGGCCACTGAGCCTGAAGGGCCTGCACCTATCACCAACACATCTACATTTTCAGTCCCTTCAAGGTTCATTGCCTAATAGTAAAGTTTAGCTTTGTAAGTGGGAAAGTTATCTCAAATGGAATTTTTCTGCTCCCCCGAATGTAAAGAAAATTAATGGAATTTTAAGCTCAGGGATGTAGGTAAAACCTCAGCAACAAACGTAATAAAAAGCGTGAAATGAATAGATATTTTTTTGGTTAATAATAGCTTTATACCTTGATTTGTGACCTATGCTGCAAAGTCTCAGTATATTGTCAGGCAGTCTCTTAACCATCAGATAGATCTTTTGTAATGATTCAAATTGGTATTGCGTCCTTAGAACTTTCGGATATAGAAAAAGTACTTCTGGGAAGGAAAGTAGGTGTTTCTGAGGGAGCAAAAAAACAAGTAGAAGAGAGCTTTAACTTTTTGAGGGAGTTTTCAAAAAACAAACTCATCTACGGAATTAATACAGGTTTTGGGCCTATGGCTCAATACAGAATTGATGAATCAGAGCAAAGGCAGTTGCAGTACAATTTGATAAGAAGTCATTCTTCCGGCATGGGTCAGCCCCTGGAGGCTCAGTATGTAAAAGCCTCTATGCTTGCCCGGCTGAATACGCTCTCGCTCGGATATTCAGGAGTAAATACCTCAGCGCTGGAAGTACTGGTAAATTTGATTAATCATGATGTTACTCCTCTTATTTATGAACATGGTGGGGTAGGGGCCAGCGGCGACTTGGTTCAGCTTGCCCATCTGGCGCTGGTCATGATTGGAGAAGGAGAGGTGAGCCATCAGGGTAAAATATTGCCTACCGATGAGGTGTTTCGTAATCTGGGAATTAAGCCTATGCAGATCTCCTTGCGGGAAGGTTTGGCAGTTATGAATGGTACCAGTGTGATGACAGGCATAGGGCTGATCAATTCCTTGTATGCACAAAGAGCTGTATCATGGAGCTTGATGGCTACTGCGATGATATGTGAAATGGTAGATTCCTATGATGATTATTTTTCTACAGAATTAAACCACTCCAAAAAGCATAGAGGACAGCAGCAAGTATCACAATGTATTAAACAGGTACTGGATGATAGCCAATACAGTCGGAAGCGAGAGGAACAACTTTACAGTAAGCTAAGCAAAGAAAAGGTTTTGCTGGATAAGGTCCAGGAATATTACTCTATACGCTGTGTGCCCCAGATTGTGGGTATCATTCTGGAAACGGTGCAACAATGTCAAAGGCTGCTGGTAGAAGAGGTGAACTCTGCCAATGATAATCCTATCATAGACTTAAAAAGCAGAAACGTACTGCATGGAGGCAATTTCCACGGAGACTATGTAGCTTTTGAAATGGACAAACTCAAAATTGCTATTGCCAAGCTTTCTATGCTGGCTGAACGTCAGCTTAACTTCCTGATGAATCCGAAGCTGAACAGCATTTTACCCCCTTTTGTCAATCTGGGAAAGCTAGGCTTTAATTTTGGGATGCAGGGTGTGCAGTTTACAGCAACTTCTACCACTGCAGAGAATCAGATGCTGGCTAATCCCATGTATATTCACAGTATTCCGAACAACAATGATAATCAGGATATTGTAAGCATGGGTACCAATGCCGCTTTGTGTACCAAGAAGGTAATTGAAAATACTTTTGAGGTGCTTGCCATAGAAATGGTGACGATAGTACAGGCATTTGATTATCTACAGAAAACGGCTGGCTTATCAGGCAAGTCAAAGCTAACTTATCACAATATTCGTGGACTCATCCCTTCTTTCGTGACCGACTTTCCGATTCATAAAGAGCTGAAAAGGGTAAAAGAATACATGATGGAGCATGCTCCCCTAGAAATTGATATGAATATTGAGTAGAGTTAAGGAAAA harbors:
- a CDS encoding HAL/PAL/TAL family ammonia-lyase yields the protein MIQIGIASLELSDIEKVLLGRKVGVSEGAKKQVEESFNFLREFSKNKLIYGINTGFGPMAQYRIDESEQRQLQYNLIRSHSSGMGQPLEAQYVKASMLARLNTLSLGYSGVNTSALEVLVNLINHDVTPLIYEHGGVGASGDLVQLAHLALVMIGEGEVSHQGKILPTDEVFRNLGIKPMQISLREGLAVMNGTSVMTGIGLINSLYAQRAVSWSLMATAMICEMVDSYDDYFSTELNHSKKHRGQQQVSQCIKQVLDDSQYSRKREEQLYSKLSKEKVLLDKVQEYYSIRCVPQIVGIILETVQQCQRLLVEEVNSANDNPIIDLKSRNVLHGGNFHGDYVAFEMDKLKIAIAKLSMLAERQLNFLMNPKLNSILPPFVNLGKLGFNFGMQGVQFTATSTTAENQMLANPMYIHSIPNNNDNQDIVSMGTNAALCTKKVIENTFEVLAIEMVTIVQAFDYLQKTAGLSGKSKLTYHNIRGLIPSFVTDFPIHKELKRVKEYMMEHAPLEIDMNIE